One genomic region from Glaciimonas sp. PAMC28666 encodes:
- a CDS encoding zf-HC2 domain-containing protein, producing MHRHRLFPTCRETQSLLSEAQDRTLSPFHRARVRVHLWTCTACTRFSDQIHFLRDAMRRLGKD from the coding sequence ATGCACCGACACCGCTTGTTCCCTACTTGCCGAGAAACCCAGAGCCTCTTGTCTGAAGCACAGGATCGAACACTTTCGCCCTTTCATCGCGCTCGCGTCAGGGTGCATTTGTGGACCTGTACTGCATGTACTCGCTTCTCTGACCAGATTCATTTCTTGCGGGATGCCATGCGACGTCTGGGGAAAGATTAA
- the dnaG gene encoding DNA primase, with amino-acid sequence MIPQSFIQDLLTRVDIVDVVGRYVQLKKGGANFMGLCPFHNEKSPSFTVSPTKQFYHCFGCGAHGTAIGFLIEYSGLGFVEAVKDLAQNVGMVVPESDDKIPPAQRAAYQAQSLALSEAMTIACDFYRQNLRTAPTAVAYLKGRGLTGEVAAKFGLGYSTDNWDSLRTVFPDYEVTALVESGLVIDRTDEEGNNRKRYDRFRDRIMFPIRNTKGQVIGFGGRVMGNGEPKYLNSPETPLFQKGNELYGLFEARQAIRDAGYVLVTEGYMDVVALAQCGFPQAVATLGTACTPTHVHKLLRQTDQVIFSFDGDGAGRRAARRALDACLPHASDNKIIKFLFLPKEHDPDSYVRELGTEAFEREIHDAMPLSQFLLNEVTAEVDLSTSEGRARAQFDAKPLLQIMPPSSLRLQIVRGLAQLTQSTAAEIESLFELVKPISRARQAPPRGNRPAPVGIERQIIRLMVAHPSLTSELDESALAAVANFAPDRAEMLAQLIEASRTMGAQANFASLAEHLREGGAEFESLIAEIAAEAESDIETARMELTDAIHQTKMQALKAELAQLAATGLGTEEARNRYRELILQQEHLRRKAEAEVAQR; translated from the coding sequence GTGATTCCACAATCCTTTATTCAGGATCTGCTAACCCGCGTTGATATTGTCGACGTGGTGGGTCGCTATGTGCAACTCAAGAAAGGCGGCGCAAACTTCATGGGTTTGTGTCCCTTCCACAACGAAAAATCTCCCAGCTTTACCGTTAGTCCGACCAAACAGTTTTATCACTGCTTTGGATGTGGCGCGCATGGCACGGCGATCGGCTTTTTGATCGAATACTCCGGCCTTGGTTTTGTCGAAGCTGTTAAAGATCTGGCGCAAAATGTAGGCATGGTCGTGCCAGAGAGCGACGATAAAATCCCCCCGGCCCAACGCGCCGCGTATCAAGCCCAAAGCTTAGCGTTATCAGAAGCCATGACTATCGCCTGCGATTTCTATCGACAAAATTTGCGGACTGCGCCGACCGCGGTTGCCTATTTAAAAGGCCGCGGATTAACCGGCGAAGTTGCCGCTAAATTCGGTCTGGGTTACTCGACAGATAATTGGGACAGTTTACGCACGGTCTTCCCGGATTATGAAGTGACCGCACTGGTTGAGTCCGGCCTGGTCATTGATCGAACCGATGAAGAAGGTAACAACCGCAAGCGTTATGACCGCTTTCGCGACCGCATCATGTTTCCAATTCGCAACACGAAAGGCCAGGTAATCGGCTTTGGCGGCCGCGTTATGGGCAATGGAGAGCCCAAATACTTGAATTCCCCGGAAACACCCTTATTTCAAAAAGGGAATGAGTTGTACGGGTTATTTGAAGCGCGACAGGCAATTCGCGATGCAGGTTACGTGTTAGTGACCGAAGGCTATATGGACGTGGTGGCTTTGGCACAATGTGGATTTCCGCAAGCAGTTGCTACTTTAGGAACCGCTTGCACTCCCACGCATGTCCACAAATTGCTGCGGCAAACTGATCAGGTAATTTTCAGCTTCGACGGGGATGGCGCTGGCCGCCGCGCTGCCCGCCGCGCGCTGGACGCTTGCTTGCCGCATGCGAGCGACAACAAGATAATTAAGTTCTTATTTTTGCCAAAAGAGCATGACCCGGATAGCTACGTGCGGGAGCTAGGAACGGAGGCATTTGAGCGAGAGATCCATGACGCGATGCCTTTGTCACAATTTTTACTTAACGAAGTCACCGCTGAAGTGGATTTAAGCACATCGGAAGGCCGGGCCCGCGCACAATTTGATGCAAAGCCGCTACTACAGATCATGCCGCCGTCATCCTTACGCCTGCAAATTGTCCGCGGCTTAGCACAACTGACGCAATCCACCGCAGCCGAAATTGAATCTCTATTTGAACTGGTGAAGCCGATCTCCCGCGCCCGCCAGGCTCCGCCGCGTGGAAATCGCCCTGCACCGGTGGGCATAGAACGACAGATCATACGATTAATGGTGGCGCATCCGTCATTGACGTCAGAGTTGGATGAATCGGCATTAGCGGCAGTCGCCAATTTTGCGCCAGACCGCGCCGAAATGCTGGCCCAGCTGATCGAAGCCAGCCGGACGATGGGCGCACAAGCTAATTTTGCTTCGTTGGCAGAGCATTTACGGGAAGGTGGTGCAGAATTCGAATCGCTGATTGCTGAGATAGCAGCAGAGGCAGAGTCTGATATCGAGACTGCCCGGATGGAATTAACCGATGCTATTCACCAAACAAAAATGCAAGCCCTGAAAGCCGAACTAGCGCAATTAGCCGCCACTGGGTTAGGCACAGAGGAAGCACGCAATCGCTACCGGGAGTTAATTCTGCAACAAGAGCATTTGAGGCGTAAGGCAGAAGCTGAAGTGGCGCAGCGTTAA
- a CDS encoding NAD(P)/FAD-dependent oxidoreductase, whose amino-acid sequence MAKQFDVAVIGAGAAGMMCAAVAGQRGKKVVLIDHAHKLAEKIRISGGGRCNFTNAAAAPQHYLSQNPHFCKSALSRYSPQDFINLVKSYRIGYHEKHKGQLFCDDSAEQIISMLKAECELGNVIWRMPCSVASIGKEGDLFRIDTDMGEILTNNVVIASGGLSIPKIGATDFAYRIAQQFGLKMIAPRPGLVPLTFDAASWQPFLPLAGIALPVEVTAGEKKSQGFFKEDLLFTHRGLSGPAILQISSFWQPGQPLTLNLLPEIDVAETLITGKTSIKKNFGNLLSQWLPNRLALGLLEANKIDPAARIADTPDRTLRTLSDAINRWAITPSGSEGYRKAEVTLGGVDTRELSQQSMMANKVPGLHFIGEAVDVTGWLGGYNFQWAWASGKAAGMSF is encoded by the coding sequence ATGGCAAAACAATTCGATGTCGCCGTAATCGGCGCTGGTGCGGCTGGCATGATGTGCGCCGCTGTTGCCGGGCAACGCGGGAAAAAAGTAGTCCTTATTGATCATGCCCATAAATTAGCGGAAAAAATCCGCATTTCCGGTGGCGGGCGGTGCAACTTCACGAACGCCGCCGCCGCTCCACAGCATTACCTTTCGCAGAATCCCCATTTTTGCAAGAGTGCATTGTCACGCTACAGTCCCCAGGATTTTATTAATTTGGTGAAAAGCTATCGCATCGGCTATCACGAGAAGCACAAAGGCCAGCTGTTTTGCGACGACTCTGCGGAGCAAATTATCTCCATGTTGAAAGCCGAATGTGAACTCGGCAACGTCATCTGGCGCATGCCTTGCAGTGTTGCAAGTATTGGTAAAGAAGGTGATTTATTTCGGATTGATACCGATATGGGCGAAATCCTGACGAATAATGTCGTTATCGCTTCCGGCGGTTTATCGATACCCAAGATCGGCGCGACTGATTTTGCGTATCGCATCGCCCAACAGTTCGGTCTAAAGATGATTGCGCCCCGCCCCGGTTTGGTCCCTCTCACGTTTGACGCCGCCAGCTGGCAACCTTTCTTGCCACTGGCAGGGATAGCGTTACCGGTTGAAGTTACCGCAGGAGAGAAAAAATCGCAGGGGTTCTTTAAGGAAGACCTGCTGTTCACCCATCGCGGCTTGTCCGGTCCCGCAATTTTGCAAATTTCCAGCTTCTGGCAACCGGGGCAGCCGCTGACTCTGAATTTGCTACCGGAGATTGACGTCGCTGAAACCCTAATCACAGGCAAAACCAGCATCAAGAAAAACTTCGGTAATTTACTCTCTCAATGGCTACCGAATCGCCTCGCTCTCGGGTTGCTGGAGGCCAATAAAATCGATCCCGCTGCCCGTATTGCCGATACGCCAGACCGCACGCTTCGAACCCTCAGCGACGCCATCAATCGCTGGGCCATCACACCAAGCGGCTCCGAAGGCTACAGGAAGGCTGAAGTCACCTTGGGGGGCGTCGATACGCGCGAGTTATCCCAACAAAGCATGATGGCCAATAAAGTACCGGGCTTACATTTTATTGGCGAAGCGGTTGACGTCACTGGCTGGCTGGGCGGCTATAACTTCCAATGGGCGTGGGCTTCGGGCAAGGCAGCTGGAATGTCTTTTTAA
- the ybiB gene encoding DNA-binding protein YbiB encodes MQNITSPEPFKAARFIKEIGRGKDGARSLSRLDAADLYSAMLDGRVSDLEMGGILLAMRIKGESVDEIAGFLDAAEASFTPIPSAAESNAAGSSLYAPVVIPSYNGARHMANLTPLLALLLAREGIPVLVHGVLTDPGRITTAEIFTALGQPHITNVEEATQHFAALQPVFMPIAALAPKMSRLLDMRRILGVRNSTHTLVKIMQPFSAPALRLSSYTHPEYLAMLSSYFKTTAAAERGDVFLMRGTEGETVANAKRAQQIEWFHVGTQTTLVEKQTIAEEIPALPEERNADVTARWILDALEGRIAIPKPILEQVAHCKEVCKILKLRQTSVPFLR; translated from the coding sequence ATGCAAAATATAACATCACCAGAACCATTTAAAGCTGCGCGTTTTATCAAAGAAATCGGTCGCGGGAAAGACGGCGCTCGCAGCCTTTCTCGCCTGGATGCAGCAGACCTTTATTCTGCAATGCTAGACGGCCGTGTGTCTGATTTAGAGATGGGCGGCATCTTGCTGGCTATGCGCATTAAGGGCGAATCCGTCGATGAGATCGCTGGTTTTCTCGATGCCGCTGAAGCTTCTTTCACCCCGATCCCAAGCGCGGCCGAAAGCAATGCGGCTGGATCGTCACTGTACGCACCGGTGGTCATTCCGAGTTACAACGGTGCCCGCCACATGGCGAACCTGACACCTTTACTGGCATTGCTGTTGGCCCGCGAGGGTATTCCGGTCCTGGTGCATGGCGTATTGACGGACCCTGGAAGAATTACTACTGCAGAAATTTTTACGGCGCTAGGACAACCGCACATCACCAATGTCGAGGAAGCGACGCAACATTTCGCGGCACTTCAACCGGTTTTCATGCCAATCGCTGCTTTAGCACCAAAAATGTCACGGTTACTCGACATGCGCCGCATCTTGGGTGTACGCAACTCGACCCATACTTTGGTGAAAATTATGCAACCGTTTAGCGCGCCAGCGCTGCGCTTAAGTTCCTATACGCACCCGGAATATCTGGCCATGCTGAGCTCCTATTTCAAGACAACCGCAGCCGCCGAACGGGGCGATGTATTCCTCATGCGTGGCACCGAAGGCGAAACAGTCGCCAACGCCAAACGCGCGCAACAAATCGAGTGGTTCCATGTTGGCACGCAGACCACTTTAGTTGAAAAACAAACCATCGCTGAAGAAATACCTGCGCTACCGGAAGAGCGCAACGCAGACGTGACAGCGCGCTGGATACTCGACGCTCTGGAAGGCCGAATCGCGATACCGAAACCGATTCTGGAACAGGTTGCACATTGCAAAGAGGTTTGCAAAATACTTAAACTCAGGCAAACTTCAGTACCATTTTTGCGTTAA
- the tsaD gene encoding tRNA (adenosine(37)-N6)-threonylcarbamoyltransferase complex transferase subunit TsaD — MIVLGVESSCDETGIALYDTQRGLLSHALYSQVAMHEQYGGVVPELASRDHIRRAIPLLQQVLSEGNTALNEIDAIAYTQGPGLAGALLVGASVACGLGLALNAPMLGVHHLEGHLLSPLLASNPPKFPFVALLVSGGHTQLMRVDGVGQYSLLGETLDDAAGEAFDKSAKLLGLGYPGGPAISRLAESGDPAVYQLPRPMLHSKNLNFSFSGLKTAVLTLVKKQSSAMGEQDKANIARAFVDALVEVLVVKCLAALKQTGLNRLVIAGGVGANQQLRSALDAAALKRRFKVFYPELEFCTDNGAMIAFAGAMRLQVNPEAAQRDYTFNVRPRWPLDQIGI, encoded by the coding sequence ATGATTGTTCTTGGCGTTGAATCATCCTGTGATGAAACCGGCATTGCGCTCTACGATACGCAGCGCGGTTTGCTCTCTCACGCACTCTATTCGCAAGTTGCAATGCACGAGCAGTACGGTGGCGTGGTGCCCGAACTTGCATCCCGGGATCATATCCGACGTGCGATTCCTTTATTGCAACAAGTATTGTCCGAGGGAAATACGGCCCTGAATGAAATTGATGCCATTGCCTATACGCAGGGGCCGGGACTAGCTGGCGCTTTGTTGGTCGGCGCGTCGGTCGCGTGCGGCCTTGGACTGGCTTTAAATGCACCCATGCTCGGCGTCCATCACCTGGAAGGACACCTTCTATCTCCGCTACTGGCTAGCAATCCACCAAAATTTCCGTTCGTGGCTTTGTTGGTATCCGGTGGGCATACGCAATTAATGCGGGTAGATGGCGTAGGGCAATATAGTTTGTTGGGCGAAACATTGGACGATGCCGCAGGTGAGGCGTTTGATAAATCCGCCAAATTACTCGGACTCGGTTATCCCGGTGGACCCGCAATATCACGGCTGGCAGAGTCGGGAGACCCAGCCGTTTATCAATTGCCAAGACCAATGTTGCATTCAAAAAATCTGAATTTCAGCTTTTCGGGGCTGAAGACCGCAGTTCTTACATTGGTAAAAAAACAATCTTCCGCCATGGGTGAACAGGATAAAGCCAATATTGCCCGGGCTTTTGTGGACGCGCTGGTAGAAGTTCTGGTAGTTAAATGTCTGGCGGCGTTAAAACAGACTGGGTTGAATCGGTTGGTTATCGCTGGTGGCGTGGGTGCCAATCAGCAATTGCGCAGCGCGCTGGATGCCGCGGCACTTAAGCGACGCTTTAAGGTGTTTTATCCGGAACTGGAGTTTTGCACCGACAATGGGGCGATGATTGCATTTGCTGGCGCAATGCGCTTGCAAGTCAATCCAGAGGCTGCGCAGCGCGACTATACGTTTAATGTGCGACCGCGCTGGCCACTGGATCAGATAGGAATATGA
- a CDS encoding cation:proton antiporter, giving the protein MDWALPSFALADPIQWNALLLFGSLLLFGLLGGYIATKTPWVPRITGYLVVGFILGVGGLNLLSGDVLKLANIFADIAVALVVYQLGRYVDIGWLKREKWLLATVLLSSALCFAFVSGALIWIGTSTVIAMLGGVLAIATAPAVIIVVLRDLKAEGQVTRRLAAMTALNNFVAILVAYALLPIIAHEGTTPFFTLFAHTGYSLVGSILLAYVTYRLMIPLARLLGRQPSSQFVLVIAVISLAIGAAHALQLPVLLTMLVFAIMSKNMDHQYDLMELEFGIANELFIVMLFVTVGASIRLTDLSMVGMSVMVLICARFLAMACGVFTFAHFAKMKWKQAGLITLATLPMTEAGLGLMQTISYLYPHTTADVLPLLAGCLIVLELFGPIATQFALIKSGESGREG; this is encoded by the coding sequence ATGGATTGGGCTCTTCCGTCCTTTGCCTTAGCAGACCCGATACAGTGGAATGCACTGCTGTTATTTGGCAGCTTGCTGCTATTCGGATTGCTAGGCGGCTATATCGCAACAAAGACCCCTTGGGTTCCGCGCATCACCGGCTATCTGGTGGTGGGCTTCATTCTAGGCGTTGGTGGTCTTAATCTGCTTTCTGGCGACGTCCTCAAATTAGCTAATATTTTCGCCGACATTGCGGTCGCGTTGGTCGTGTACCAACTTGGACGTTACGTCGACATCGGCTGGCTAAAACGCGAAAAATGGCTACTGGCTACCGTCTTGCTGAGTTCTGCGCTGTGCTTTGCATTCGTCAGCGGCGCCCTCATCTGGATAGGCACGTCGACGGTGATTGCCATGCTTGGCGGCGTCCTCGCCATCGCCACTGCACCCGCTGTGATCATCGTTGTTTTAAGGGATCTTAAGGCAGAAGGCCAGGTCACCCGACGCCTTGCAGCAATGACTGCGCTGAATAATTTTGTGGCTATTCTTGTAGCCTACGCGTTATTGCCGATCATTGCGCACGAAGGAACGACACCGTTTTTCACGCTGTTCGCCCACACAGGATATTCACTCGTCGGATCGATTTTGCTAGCCTACGTGACTTATCGACTGATGATACCTCTGGCACGCTTGTTGGGGCGCCAGCCAAGTAGCCAGTTCGTTTTGGTCATTGCGGTCATCTCACTGGCTATTGGGGCCGCGCATGCCCTGCAATTACCGGTATTGCTGACGATGCTGGTCTTCGCCATCATGTCGAAAAACATGGATCATCAATATGATTTGATGGAATTGGAATTCGGCATCGCCAATGAGCTATTTATAGTGATGTTGTTTGTCACCGTGGGTGCATCCATCCGGCTGACTGACCTTTCGATGGTCGGCATGTCGGTCATGGTGTTAATCTGTGCCCGGTTTCTGGCGATGGCTTGCGGCGTATTTACGTTTGCCCATTTTGCCAAAATGAAATGGAAACAAGCGGGATTAATAACCCTCGCCACGCTGCCCATGACAGAAGCTGGCCTCGGCTTGATGCAAACCATCTCTTATCTTTATCCCCATACCACTGCCGACGTCCTGCCGTTACTTGCTGGGTGCCTGATCGTATTAGAGTTATTTGGTCCGATAGCGACGCAATTTGCGCTGATCAAATCTGGCGAAAGTGGCCGCGAAGGCTAA
- a CDS encoding sigma-70 family RNA polymerase sigma factor gives MAINPHDLEALRLPLLRFAQLQLRNTSLAEDAVSETIVAVMEHPDRFQQQSSLKTYVIGILKHKLIDQLRRGKREIQLTDDPYDERSDADMVDALFNSRDHAIEATPDWGSPDQTLERKEFFDILQLCIDRLPAKTGRIFMMREWLELDTDAICTELNITSANAWVLLYRARTRLRECLQINWFGTQLA, from the coding sequence ATGGCAATTAACCCCCACGATCTTGAAGCATTGCGGTTACCTTTGTTGAGGTTTGCGCAACTTCAGTTACGCAATACCAGCCTGGCTGAAGACGCAGTATCGGAAACCATCGTTGCAGTAATGGAACATCCTGATCGTTTTCAACAGCAATCGTCCTTGAAGACGTATGTTATTGGTATTCTCAAACATAAGTTGATCGATCAGTTGCGGCGCGGCAAACGGGAGATACAACTCACGGATGATCCTTACGATGAGCGTAGCGACGCGGACATGGTGGATGCGTTATTTAACAGTCGGGACCACGCAATTGAAGCGACGCCAGACTGGGGAAGTCCTGATCAAACGTTGGAACGTAAGGAATTCTTCGATATTTTACAGTTGTGCATCGATAGGTTGCCAGCCAAGACCGGACGCATTTTTATGATGCGAGAGTGGTTGGAATTGGATACCGACGCAATCTGCACGGAGCTGAATATCACCAGCGCTAATGCCTGGGTTCTGTTGTACCGTGCACGTACGCGCCTGCGTGAATGTTTACAGATTAATTGGTTTGGCACGCAGTTGGCATAG
- a CDS encoding YbdK family carboxylate-amine ligase, translating to MVESDDLNPPASPEILPFTASTPFTMGIELELQLVNRRNYNLASDAVDLLTWIEPRDLQKQIKLEMTQGMIELNSDIHTSVDSLIEELKVLRAALNRGAQYLNIDVSGGGAHPFQHWNEQRVTPSERFNNIYEKYGYLAKSFTVFGQHIHIGVPNGDDALYLTHAFSRFVPHFIALSAASPFHQGADTQFESSRSNVVRAFPLSGTAPVMHRWAEFERYYNELIQMGIIGSMKDFYWDIRPKPEYGTVEIRVCDTPLTIEHAAHLGCYAQLLARWILTERPFIIRDDFYLLYQFNRFEASRYGLNGSYAIHGETVEMSSKQSIHAHLLMHLHDLERYTQNEAERLSLKRLAKMANERLSDSGWLRKTFAQRGTLNDMMRLSSELWMGQTPPPYFQ from the coding sequence ATGGTTGAATCTGACGATCTAAACCCACCAGCAAGCCCGGAAATTTTGCCATTTACCGCATCGACTCCCTTTACCATGGGAATCGAGCTGGAGTTGCAACTTGTCAATCGCCGTAACTATAATCTGGCCAGCGACGCGGTTGACCTGCTGACCTGGATTGAGCCCCGCGACTTGCAGAAGCAAATCAAGCTCGAGATGACGCAAGGTATGATCGAGCTCAATTCCGACATACATACCAGCGTCGACTCTCTCATTGAAGAACTGAAAGTATTGCGCGCAGCCCTTAACAGAGGTGCGCAGTACCTCAACATTGATGTCTCTGGCGGCGGCGCACATCCCTTTCAACACTGGAACGAGCAGCGGGTGACGCCGAGCGAACGCTTCAATAACATTTATGAAAAATATGGCTACCTGGCCAAATCTTTCACCGTGTTCGGCCAGCATATTCACATCGGTGTCCCCAACGGTGACGATGCGCTTTATCTGACCCATGCCTTTTCACGCTTTGTCCCTCATTTCATTGCACTTTCAGCAGCCTCTCCGTTCCATCAGGGGGCGGATACCCAGTTCGAATCATCGCGTAGCAATGTGGTGCGTGCTTTCCCGCTATCAGGGACTGCTCCTGTCATGCATCGATGGGCCGAATTTGAACGGTATTACAACGAGCTGATACAGATGGGCATCATCGGTAGTATGAAAGATTTTTATTGGGATATCCGTCCTAAGCCAGAATACGGCACGGTCGAAATACGAGTGTGCGATACGCCGCTTACCATCGAACATGCCGCCCATTTAGGTTGCTATGCGCAATTGTTGGCGCGCTGGATATTGACCGAACGGCCATTTATCATCCGCGATGATTTTTATCTGCTGTACCAATTTAATCGCTTTGAAGCCAGCCGTTACGGCTTGAATGGTTCTTACGCTATTCACGGCGAGACAGTGGAAATGTCCTCCAAGCAATCGATCCACGCACATCTGCTGATGCATTTACACGATCTTGAACGGTATACTCAAAATGAAGCCGAACGATTATCGCTGAAGCGATTAGCCAAGATGGCGAATGAACGGTTAAGCGATTCTGGATGGCTTCGGAAAACTTTCGCCCAGCGCGGCACTTTAAATGACATGATGCGCCTGTCCTCAGAATTATGGATGGGCCAGACGCCCCCGCCGTACTTTCAATAG
- a CDS encoding GatB/YqeY domain-containing protein yields the protein MGLKEQITEDMKAAMRAKETAKLNTIRLITAAIKQKEVDERITVTDTQVLAIIEKMIKQRKDSITQFEAGNRQDLADIEKAELLILAAYMPAGLSDAEIQAEVAAAVSASGAAGPPDMGKVMAILKPKLAGRADLTAVSGLVKVALLPKA from the coding sequence ATGGGCCTTAAAGAACAAATCACCGAAGATATGAAGGCAGCGATGCGCGCCAAAGAGACAGCGAAACTCAATACGATTCGCCTGATCACTGCCGCAATCAAACAAAAAGAAGTCGACGAGCGGATTACTGTTACCGATACGCAAGTGCTGGCCATCATTGAAAAGATGATCAAGCAACGTAAAGACTCGATAACCCAATTTGAGGCCGGAAATCGCCAGGATTTAGCGGACATCGAAAAAGCGGAACTCCTCATCCTTGCCGCGTATATGCCAGCAGGTCTGTCCGATGCAGAAATACAGGCAGAAGTCGCAGCCGCCGTGAGCGCCAGCGGCGCTGCTGGTCCGCCAGACATGGGCAAAGTGATGGCGATATTAAAGCCAAAATTGGCCGGTCGCGCGGACCTCACTGCAGTCTCGGGGCTTGTAAAAGTCGCGTTATTGCCAAAAGCATAA
- the rpsU gene encoding 30S ribosomal protein S21, with product MTTIRLKENEPFEVAMRRFKRTIEKTGLLTELRAREFYEKPTAERKRKLAAAVKRHYKRIRSQQLPKKLY from the coding sequence ATGACCACAATTCGTCTTAAAGAAAACGAGCCGTTCGAAGTCGCAATGCGTCGCTTCAAGCGCACCATCGAAAAAACAGGTCTATTGACCGAGTTGCGCGCGCGCGAGTTTTACGAGAAGCCGACAGCTGAACGTAAGCGTAAGCTAGCAGCTGCAGTGAAGCGTCATTACAAACGCATCCGCAGCCAGCAATTGCCGAAAAAGCTGTACTGA